The following DNA comes from Pseudorasbora parva isolate DD20220531a chromosome 8, ASM2467924v1, whole genome shotgun sequence.
aagcgatGCGGTGAGCGTTCTGGTGAAATATAGCCGCAGTCGCCccatccaggtggtgctgcacattagCGATGGTTGAGGAGATACCCTCTTCTATGTATAGCTCTTTGAGTGCCCAGAAAAGCGATGCGGTGAGCGTTCTGGTGAAATATAGCCGCAGTCGCCccatccaggtggtgctgcacattagCGGTGGTTGAGGAGATACCCTCTTCTATGTATAGctctttgagtgcctagaaaagcgatGCGGTGAGCGTTCTGGTGGAATATAGCCGCAGTCGCCccatccaggtggtgctgcacattagCGATGGTTGAGGAGATACCCTCTTCTATGTATAGctctttgagtgcctagaaaagcgatGCGTGAGCGTTCTGGTGGAATATAGCCGCAGTCGCCccatccaggtggtgctgcacattggtggtggttgaggagatacCCTCTTCTATGTATAGCTCTTTGAGTGCCCAGAAAAGCGATGCGGTGAGCGTTCTGGTGAAATATAGCCGCAGTCGCCccatccaggtggtgctgcacattagCGGTGGTTGAGGAGATACCCTCTTCTATGTATAGctctttgagtgcctagaaaagcgatGCGTGAGCGTTCTGGTGAAATATAGCCGCAGTCGCCccatccaggtggtgctgcacattggtggtggttgaggagatacCCTCTTCTATGTATAGCTCTTTGAGTGACTAGAAAAGCGATGCGGTGAGCGTTCTGGTGGAATATAGCCGCAGTCGCCccatccaggtggtgctgcacattagCGATGGTTGAGGAGATACCCTCTTCTATGTATAGctctttgagtgcctagaaaagcgatGCGGTGAGCGTTCTGGTGAAATATAGCCGCAGTCGCCCCATCCAAGTGGTGCTGCACATTAGCGATGGTTGAGGAGATACCCTCTTCTATGTATAGctctttgagtgcctagaaaagcgatGCGTGAGCGTTCTGGTGAAATATAGCCGCAGTCGCCccatccaggtggtgctgcacattagcggtggttgaggagatcccCTCTTCTATGTATAGctctttgagtgcctagaaaagcgatgtggtgagcgttctggtgcaaaaagtgctatataaatgtaacaaattattattatttattataaacagtTTACATACCTGCTGGATTGATGTTGATCTGGTCAAGACCTTTCCCTCTGAATTCGTTAAGCCTTCCCTGCTCCATTGCCATCAAGACTTTGGTGATTTTGGCAAGCTGGAGTGTTCCCTCTGGCAATCGGTAATATTTCCTGTGGATACGAATATCATGCCCCAGGAAATCAGCAAGTTGGTCCATTTCCGTGTCATTCATGTTTAGAACTCTGGACATTGTAGAGATGTGTTTGCGCAACTTTGTGGACGATAGGGCTTTTGGACATTTTGCACCACACTCCATGGCAAAGCAGCGCAGGCAGTCTGATCCACGAAATGATGTCTCGCAGCCTGGGATTGCAAACATGTAGATGTTCTCCTTCAGAACACCGCAAACTTCACGTGTTTCAACCAGCAACTCCATGGATTTGATCATTTCCGGTGCCAAAAGTACTGCAATTTTCCTTCCGCGCTTTCCACGGATTTCTACACGACTAAAGTACTTGCATAGTGCTTGTTCAACCTCTGAGAGAGAGTCAGCAATATCAGTATTTAAAGTAGAGGTGTCTCGGGACTCGAAAGATTGTACTGGCATCAGACAGGCTTCCCCTTGCCTTTTTCTGTTGAAAATGATCATTTGTGCAAGAGTGACTTTAGCCAGTTTAGCCCAGGTCTTGGTGTTCGGTGCATTAAAAAGTGTGCTGTAGTATTCTTGCTGTTTCTCCTTTAAATATATATGGAGTTTCTTGACATCATCTGCAAAAGGCAAGATCAGTGGAGCGTTGTACCTTTTTCCTTCCAGGGTATTGTGAGCATGACATGAGATCATCTCCCTCCAGCGTGTCTGATAGATGTGTTTGAAGTCCTCTGCTTTTTGAACTTTTGTTGTGTCACCGCAGATCCTTGCATCACAACTTACAATGTCGGCAACCTTCATGAGGCTCTGACCAAGTTTCTTGGCTAGCGTTGGCACCACCATCTTATTTGTCTCACACTGAAAGCCTGTAACAGCTCTAACTGCATTAACTGTGTGTTGGAAGTTGGCTGGATCAATGTATTCCTCAAGTGATTTGAGAGGGGATACCTGTCTTCCTTTCCAAACCAGTCTCCCTAACTCACGCATTTTCTGACGGATCAGTTCATGATCAGAACGCCGGTGTCCCATGATGTTGTATTTCTGCTCGCCATACTTGAGAATACAATGGTCACTCTTTATGACATCTACCACTTCACCTTGTTTCATGTCACTGATAAGTTTCCACAGTCCCTTGCTAACTCCTTTCTGCACAGGTTGCGCAAAGGCGCAAATCGATTGGGCTCGAGTTCTACCAGGTTTTGGAAGAACACCTCGAAGTGGGCACCTTTTCATATGTTTCCAAAGAAATCTTTTTTTGAAAAGTCCTTGGCAATTTGCACAATGTAAGAATTTATTTGGATTGACATTCGGAGAACTCGCTTGTTTACATGGAACAATGACACCTTTTCCCTTTCTAATGACATCGACATTGTGTGCTCTGTCCCCCTGTTTCCTTAGTATGGTCAGTTGGAGCTTTCTTTCCTTGGAGTTCTTTGGAGATGAAATGGCCTTAGCGACTTGAGATTGATCGTTGTGAACAAGTTCCAGATGCCTGGCGATTTTGGACTGTGGTTTCTCACAAAAGAGACAGTAATGTTTTTTGGTGTATCTTCTAGATCCATCGTCAGTCTTTTGACTGTGCATGACTGTAAGTGATGTTATGGAGCTGTCAGAGTCAGAGTTCCGGTTTCTAGGTCCCTTGTATGTTTTTCTTGTTCCATCTTTAACAGCAGGACTGGGCATGGTGGTAgcatttttctttaatatacTGCCTCCCTCTGAGCTGGTCTCACTTTCACAATCTGACCCTGGCACATATTCATCCTCTGTTATTTCCATGCTGCTTACTGAGTCTTCAGAATCATATCCAagcatttgttttttaaactgaaatcaGAATTCAGCAAATTAAATTTCCTAAATACAAGGTCTGTGTCAAAAAATAGAACTATACTATctcctaatgtgtgtagaaTAAAAGTATTTCCTTCTAACATccacaaaaaataattttgcaagCATTTTTGTTACATGCACGCAATTACTCTAGTTAAATATCTAATTGCATGAATAAATGCAAAATTAAATGCAAGTTATCAAGTATGAATGGGTCTAAAGTATCAAACAAACACTGAAAGTGTTGCCTTTAAAACTGTTACGAAAATCAGTAAAGATAAAATTAACTATTCCCCAAACTTTTATGAACTGTGGCCCTCATCTATAATTTCTTACCTTGGGATTAGAGTGGGACACATTCCCATCTTCAGCAGAGCTGGAATCTGTGTCCATGTGGTTTTGGAAGGCAACCTGTAATCAGTCAAACAGGACAAATACAAAGGAAGAAGGTTTTGATAATTTTCCACAAATTATATTATCATGCATTTAATGCAATCCCCACTAAGACAAggtgtccccataaggatagttaAAATACAGGTCAATGTCCCCAGAAGGTATCATGCATTTAATGCAATCCCCATTAAGACACAAggtgtccccataaggatagttaAAATACAGGTCAATGTCCCCAGAAGGTATCATGCATATAATGCAATCCCCACTAAGAGAAggtgtccccataaggatagttaAAATACAGGTCAATGTCCCCAGAAGGTATCATGCATTTAATGCAATCCCCATTAAGACACAAggtgtccccataaggatagttaAAATACAGGTCAATGTCCCCAGAAGGTATCATGCATATAATGCAATCCCCACTAAGAGAAggtgtccccataaggatagttaAAATACAGGTCAATGTCCCCAGAAGGTATCAAATAACATCACACATCACTTGTTCACTCTATCCTCAATTCATAAATGAGCACAACAGCAAAAATAACAGCCTACATTTTCATGTTGGCTGAGCGTGAGTTGGGCcaattggacccactttatcATAAATACTCATCACTACCTATGAGGTTATAGTGCCGACCAAACTTTCAGGTTTGTTTAGAAGGTGTTTGTATCCATTGTTGTGGTAAGTCGTTTAAAATGTAGAAATCGATATAATTATATTACGATTTGTCATTCATAACTCACAAATGTAGATAGGTATCATAaatgtgtgcaaaaaaatccaGTATGCACTAACAGGGTTGGGACAAAGCCTGTAATAATGCCATCCTCACATCGTTCTGTCAAACTTATTCTGATAAACATTGTTGCTGGGAAATAATTATTACTACAATATAATGTACACTGTGCAGCTCTGAAACTAAATGGTTCTAAAACAACTTGTCTTATTACCTGTGTGTCTGTTGGTGAGGGTCTCACAGAATCTTCTGCTGGTGGAGTGACTGGATGTGATTCTGGACCcagctaaaaataaaataaaaaagtcaatgCTACAGAAAGTGTAGAATGATTTTTAACTAAAGTACATACAAttataaaatgcaaaaaaaattataataatttaagaGTGATCATTTTTGTCATGTCCATGCGATGATTTTCTGttctttacatttataattagtAGTCACTTTTCTCAAGTAATGATCCAACTTATTTGAATTGCCATGTGATTGTCTTAGAATTTAGGCATGGACCAGAACAGATTAATAATCTAGTTTAATATCTTATTGCAAAAATCAAGTTATCAAGTATGAATGGGTCTAAAGTATCAAACAAACACTGAAAGTGTTGCCTTTAAAACTGTTACGAAA
Coding sequences within:
- the LOC137084836 gene encoding uncharacterized protein isoform X7, which gives rise to MERRRRLRPIQDAEYHIQAGVDKPCLQQRFINNFKGRGVFATELIFKGDFVVEYRGKLLSQQQAELQTIEYNESAKVFLFDFQWKSKTWCIDACDEDSSLGRLVNDEHRRPNCKMKTIKVNEKPHLCLFAIRDITAGEELNYNYGDSNWAWRAQQVNKDVLPSVEPEIGSIKSAAAIVHADSVETELTTVTTADSQPADTAPKTHFTGTDMSRDMFQTCSNMPVSDDNLQSERSKARIDKLNEHHNRCETVSESTEEKRNALQRQRHLLLLQLANLDKMLGPESHPVTPPAEDSVRPSPTDTQVAFQNHMDTDSSSAEDGNVSHSNPKLGPESHPVTPPAEDSVRPSPTDTQVWSEIDHASPSTSECVPPLERTESVFVAFQNHMDTDSSSAEDGNVSHSNPKLGPESHPVTPPAEDSVRPSPTDTQVAFQNHMDTDSSSAEDGNVSHSNPKFKKQMLGYDSEDSVSSMEITEDEYVPGSDCESETSSEGGSILKKNATTMPSPAVKDGTRKTYKGPRNRNSDSDSSITSLTVMHSQKTDDGSRRYTKKHYCLFCEKPQSKIARHLELVHNDQSQVAKAISSPKNSKERKLQLTILRKQGDRAHNVDVIRKGKGVIVPCKQASSPNVNPNKFLHCANCQGLFKKRFLWKHMKRCPLRGVLPKPGRTRAQSICAFAQPVQKGVSKGLWKLISDMKQGEVVDVIKSDHCILKYGEQKYNIMGHRRSDHELIRQKMRELGRLVWKGRQVSPLKSLEEYIDPANFQHTVNAVRAVTGFQCETNKMVVPTLAKKLGQSLMKVADIVSCDARICGDTTKVQKAEDFKHIYQTRWREMISCHAHNTLEGKRYNAPLILPFADDVKKLHIYLKEKQQEYYSTLFNAPNTKTWAKLAKVTLAQMIIFNRKRQGEACLMPVQSFESRDTSTLNTDIADSLSEVEQALCKYFSRVEIRGKRGRKIAVLLAPEMIKSMELLVETREVCGVLKENIYMFAIPGCETSFRGSDCLRCFAMECGAKCPKALSSTKLRKHISTMSRVLNMNDTEMDQLADFLGHDIRIHRKYYRLPEGTLQLAKITKVLMAMEQGRLNEFRGKGLDQININPAGTQRAIHRRGYLLNHR
- the LOC137084836 gene encoding uncharacterized protein isoform X6, with translation MERRRRLRPIQDAEYHIQAGVDKPCLQQRFINNFKGRGVFATELIFKGDFVVEYRGKLLSQQQAELQTIEYNESAKVFLFDFQWKSKTWCIDACDEDSSLGRLVNDEHRRPNCKMKTIKVNEKPHLCLFAIRDITAGEELNYNYGDSNWAWRAQQVNKDVLPSVEPEIGSIKSAAAIVHADSVETELTTVTTADSQPADTAPKTHFTGTDMSRDMFQTCSNMPVSDDNLQSERSKARIDKLNEHHNRCETVSESTEEKRNALQRQRHLLLLQLANLDKMLGPESHPVTPPAEDSVRPSPTDTQVAFQNHMDTDSSSAEDGNVSHSNPKLGPESHPVTPPAEDSVRPSPTDTQVWSEIDHASPSTSECVPPLERTESVFVAFQNHMDTDSSSAEDGNVSHSNPKLGPESHPVTPPAEDSVRPSPTDTQVAFQNHMDTDSSSAEDGNVSHSNPKFKKQMLGYDSEDSVSSMEITEDEYVPGSDCESETSSEGGSILKKNATTMPSPAVKDGTRKTYKGPRNRNSDSDSSITSLTVMHSQKTDDGSRRYTKKHYCLFCEKPQSKIARHLELVHNDQSQVAKAISSPKNSKERKLQLTILRKQGDRAHNVDVIRKGKGVIVPCKQASSPNVNPNKFLHCANCQGLFKKRFLWKHMKRCPLRGVLPKPGRTRAQSICAFAQPVQKGVSKGLWKLISDMKQGEVVDVIKSDHCILKYGEQKYNIMGHRRSDHELIRQKMRELGRLVWKGRQVSPLKSLEEYIDPANFQHTVNAVRAVTGFQCETNKMVVPTLAKKLGQSLMKVADIVSCDARICGDTTKVQKAEDFKHIYQTRWREMISCHAHNTLEGKRYNAPLILPFADDVKKLHIYLKEKQQEYYSTLFNAPNTKTWAKLAKVTLAQMIIFNRKRQGEACLMPVQSFESRDTSTLNTDIADSLSEVEQALCKYFSRVEIRGKRGRKIAVLLAPEMIKSMELLVETREVCGVLKENIYMFAIPGCETSFRGSDCLRCFAMECGAKCPKALSSTKLRKHISTMSRVLNMNDTEMDQLADFLGHDIRIHRKYYRLPEGTLQLAKITKVLMAMEQGRLNEFRGKGLDQININPAGTQRAIHRRGDLLNHR
- the LOC137084836 gene encoding uncharacterized protein isoform X5 encodes the protein MERRRRLRPIQDAEYHIQAGVDKPCLQQRFINNFKGRGVFATELIFKGDFVVEYRGKLLSQQQAELQTIEYNESAKVFLFDFQWKSKTWCIDACDEDSSLGRLVNDEHRRPNCKMKTIKVNEKPHLCLFAIRDITAGEELNYNYGDSNWAWRAQQVNKDVLPSVEPEIGSIKSAAAIVHADSVETELTTVTTADSQPADTAPKTHFTGTDMSRDMFQTCSNMPVSDDNLQSERSKLGPESHPVTPPAEDSVRPSPTDTQVWSEIDHASPSTSECVPPLERTESVFVAFQNHMDTDSSSAEDGNVSHSNPKLGPESHPVTPPAEDSVRPSPTDTQVAFQNHMDTDSSSAEDGNVSHSNPKFKKQMLGYDSEDSVSSMEITEDEYVPGSDCESETSSEGGSILKKNATTMPSPAVKDGTRKTYKGPRNRNSDSDSSITSLTVMHSQKTDDGSRRYTKKHYCLFCEKPQSKIARHLELVHNDQSQVAKAISSPKNSKERKLQLTILRKQGDRAHNVDVIRKGKGVIVPCKQASSPNVNPNKFLHCANCQGLFKKRFLWKHMKRCPLRGVLPKPGRTRAQSICAFAQPVQKGVSKGLWKLISDMKQGEVVDVIKSDHCILKYGEQKYNIMGHRRSDHELIRQKMRELGRLVWKGRQVSPLKSLEEYIDPANFQHTVNAVRAVTGFQCETNKMVVPTLAKKLGQSLMKVADIVSCDARICGDTTKVQKAEDFKHIYQTRWREMISCHAHNTLEGKRYNAPLILPFADDVKKLHIYLKEKQQEYYSTLFNAPNTKTWAKLAKVTLAQMIIFNRKRQGEACLMPVQSFESRDTSTLNTDIADSLSEVEQALCKYFSRVEIRGKRGRKIAVLLAPEMIKSMELLVETREVCGVLKENIYMFAIPGCETSFRGSDCLRCFAMECGAKCPKALSSTKLRKHISTMSRVLNMNDTEMDQLADFLGHDIRIHRKYYRLPEGTLQLAKITKVLMAMEQGRLNEFRGKGLDQININPAECVEPDAGMESETELSDHSHDVTSSEPAGTSGVKSSRRVNTDEGSPEKTQEVMKVTSVPRKRKWSEVEIAAVEEKMMKFIHSGVTPGKFDCIACITAAPKALGERDWQSVKYYIKNRITAYVRKTTKK
- the LOC137084836 gene encoding uncharacterized protein isoform X3; the encoded protein is MERRRRLRPIQDAEYHIQAGVDKPCLQQRFINNFKGRGVFATELIFKGDFVVEYRGKLLSQQQAELQTIEYNESAKVFLFDFQWKSKTWCIDACDEDSSLGRLVNDEHRRPNCKMKTIKVNEKPHLCLFAIRDITAGEELNYNYGDSNWAWRAQQVNKDVLPSVEPEIGSIKSAAAIVHADSVETELTTVTTADSQPADTAPKTHFTGTDMSRDMFQTCSNMPVSDDNLQSERSKLGPESHPVTPPAEDSVRPSPTDTQVAFQNHMDTDSSSAEDGNVSHSNPKLGPESHPVTPPAEDSVRPSPTDTQVWSEIDHASPSTSECVPPLERTESVFVAFQNHMDTDSSSAEDGNVSHSNPKLGPESHPVTPPAEDSVRPSPTDTQVAFQNHMDTDSSSAEDGNVSHSNPKFKKQMLGYDSEDSVSSMEITEDEYVPGSDCESETSSEGGSILKKNATTMPSPAVKDGTRKTYKGPRNRNSDSDSSITSLTVMHSQKTDDGSRRYTKKHYCLFCEKPQSKIARHLELVHNDQSQVAKAISSPKNSKERKLQLTILRKQGDRAHNVDVIRKGKGVIVPCKQASSPNVNPNKFLHCANCQGLFKKRFLWKHMKRCPLRGVLPKPGRTRAQSICAFAQPVQKGVSKGLWKLISDMKQGEVVDVIKSDHCILKYGEQKYNIMGHRRSDHELIRQKMRELGRLVWKGRQVSPLKSLEEYIDPANFQHTVNAVRAVTGFQCETNKMVVPTLAKKLGQSLMKVADIVSCDARICGDTTKVQKAEDFKHIYQTRWREMISCHAHNTLEGKRYNAPLILPFADDVKKLHIYLKEKQQEYYSTLFNAPNTKTWAKLAKVTLAQMIIFNRKRQGEACLMPVQSFESRDTSTLNTDIADSLSEVEQALCKYFSRVEIRGKRGRKIAVLLAPEMIKSMELLVETREVCGVLKENIYMFAIPGCETSFRGSDCLRCFAMECGAKCPKALSSTKLRKHISTMSRVLNMNDTEMDQLADFLGHDIRIHRKYYRLPEGTLQLAKITKVLMAMEQGRLNEFRGKGLDQININPAECVEPDAGMESETELSDHSHDVTSSEPAGTSGVKSSRRVNTDEGSPEKTQEVMKVTSVPRKRKWSEVEIAAVEEKMMKFIHSGVTPGKFDCIACITAAPKALGERDWQSVKYYIKNRITAYVRKTTKK
- the LOC137084836 gene encoding uncharacterized protein isoform X4 encodes the protein MERRRRLRPIQDAEYHIQAGVDKPCLQQRFINNFKGRGVFATELIFKGDFVVEYRGKLLSQQQAELQTIEYNESAKVFLFDFQWKSKTWCIDACDEDSSLGRLVNDEHRRPNCKMKTIKVNEKPHLCLFAIRDITAGEELNYNYGDSNWAWRAQQVNKDVLPSVEPEIGSIKSAAAIVHADSVETELTTVTTADSQPADTAPKTHFTGTDMSRDMFQTCSNMPVSDDNLQSERSKARIDKLNEHHNRCETVSESTEEKRNALQRQRHLLLLQLANLDKMLGPESHPVTPPAEDSVRPSPTDTQVWSEIDHASPSTSECVPPLERTESVFVAFQNHMDTDSSSAEDGNVSHSNPKLGPESHPVTPPAEDSVRPSPTDTQVAFQNHMDTDSSSAEDGNVSHSNPKFKKQMLGYDSEDSVSSMEITEDEYVPGSDCESETSSEGGSILKKNATTMPSPAVKDGTRKTYKGPRNRNSDSDSSITSLTVMHSQKTDDGSRRYTKKHYCLFCEKPQSKIARHLELVHNDQSQVAKAISSPKNSKERKLQLTILRKQGDRAHNVDVIRKGKGVIVPCKQASSPNVNPNKFLHCANCQGLFKKRFLWKHMKRCPLRGVLPKPGRTRAQSICAFAQPVQKGVSKGLWKLISDMKQGEVVDVIKSDHCILKYGEQKYNIMGHRRSDHELIRQKMRELGRLVWKGRQVSPLKSLEEYIDPANFQHTVNAVRAVTGFQCETNKMVVPTLAKKLGQSLMKVADIVSCDARICGDTTKVQKAEDFKHIYQTRWREMISCHAHNTLEGKRYNAPLILPFADDVKKLHIYLKEKQQEYYSTLFNAPNTKTWAKLAKVTLAQMIIFNRKRQGEACLMPVQSFESRDTSTLNTDIADSLSEVEQALCKYFSRVEIRGKRGRKIAVLLAPEMIKSMELLVETREVCGVLKENIYMFAIPGCETSFRGSDCLRCFAMECGAKCPKALSSTKLRKHISTMSRVLNMNDTEMDQLADFLGHDIRIHRKYYRLPEGTLQLAKITKVLMAMEQGRLNEFRGKGLDQININPAECVEPDAGMESETELSDHSHDVTSSEPAGTSGVKSSRRVNTDEGSPEKTQEVMKVTSVPRKRKWSEVEIAAVEEKMMKFIHSGVTPGKFDCIACITAAPKALGERDWQSVKYYIKNRITAYVRKTTKK
- the LOC137084836 gene encoding uncharacterized protein isoform X2 gives rise to the protein MERRRRLRPIQDAEYHIQAGVDKPCLQQRFINNFKGRGVFATELIFKGDFVVEYRGKLLSQQQAELQTIEYNESAKVFLFDFQWKSKTWCIDACDEDSSLGRLVNDEHRRPNCKMKTIKVNEKPHLCLFAIRDITAGEELNYNYGDSNWAWRAQQVNKDVLPSVEPEIGSIKSAAAIVHADSVETELTTVTTADSQPADTAPKTHFTGTDMSRDMFQTCSNMPVSDDNLQSERSKARIDKLNEHHNRCETVSESTEEKRNALQRQRHLLLLQLANLDKMLGPESHPVTPPAEDSVRPSPTDTQVAFQNHMDTDSSSAEDGNVSHSNPKLGPESHPVTPPAEDSVRPSPTDTQVWSEIDHASPSTSECVPPLERTESVFVAFQNHMDTDSSSAEDGNVSHSNPKLGPESHPVTPPAEDSVRPSPTDTQVAFQNHMDTDSSSAEDGNVSHSNPKFKKQMLGYDSEDSVSSMEITEDEYVPGSDCESETSSEGGSILKKNATTMPSPAVKDGTRKTYKGPRNRNSDSDSSITSLTVMHSQKTDDGSRRYTKKHYCLFCEKPQSKIARHLELVHNDQSQVAKAISSPKNSKERKLQLTILRKQGDRAHNVDVIRKGKGVIVPCKQASSPNVNPNKFLHCANCQGLFKKRFLWKHMKRCPLRGVLPKPGRTRAQSICAFAQPVQKGVSKGLWKLISDMKQGEVVDVIKSDHCILKYGEQKYNIMGHRRSDHELIRQKMRELGRLVWKGRQVSPLKSLEEYIDPANFQHTVNAVRAVTGFQCETNKMVVPTLAKKLGQSLMKVADIVSCDARICGDTTKVQKAEDFKHIYQTRWREMISCHAHNTLEGKRYNAPLILPFADDVKKLHIYLKEKQQEYYSTLFNAPNTKTWAKLAKVTLAQMIIFNRKRQGEACLMPVQSFESRDTSTLNTDIADSLSEVEQALCKYFSRVEIRGKRGRKIAVLLAPEMIKSMELLVETREVCGVLKENIYMFAIPGCETSFRGSDCLRCFAMECGAKCPKALSSTKLRKHISTMSRVLNMNDTEMDQLADFLGHDIRIHRKYYRLPEGTLQLAKITKVLMAMEQGRLNEFRGKGLDQININPAECVEPDAGMESETELSDHSHDVTSSEPGTSGVKSSRRVNTDEGSPEKTQEVMKVTSVPRKRKWSEVEIAAVEEKMMKFIHSGVTPGKFDCIACITAAPKALGERDWQSVKYYIKNRITAYVRKTTKK
- the LOC137084836 gene encoding uncharacterized protein isoform X1, giving the protein MERRRRLRPIQDAEYHIQAGVDKPCLQQRFINNFKGRGVFATELIFKGDFVVEYRGKLLSQQQAELQTIEYNESAKVFLFDFQWKSKTWCIDACDEDSSLGRLVNDEHRRPNCKMKTIKVNEKPHLCLFAIRDITAGEELNYNYGDSNWAWRAQQVNKDVLPSVEPEIGSIKSAAAIVHADSVETELTTVTTADSQPADTAPKTHFTGTDMSRDMFQTCSNMPVSDDNLQSERSKARIDKLNEHHNRCETVSESTEEKRNALQRQRHLLLLQLANLDKMLGPESHPVTPPAEDSVRPSPTDTQVAFQNHMDTDSSSAEDGNVSHSNPKLGPESHPVTPPAEDSVRPSPTDTQVWSEIDHASPSTSECVPPLERTESVFVAFQNHMDTDSSSAEDGNVSHSNPKLGPESHPVTPPAEDSVRPSPTDTQVAFQNHMDTDSSSAEDGNVSHSNPKFKKQMLGYDSEDSVSSMEITEDEYVPGSDCESETSSEGGSILKKNATTMPSPAVKDGTRKTYKGPRNRNSDSDSSITSLTVMHSQKTDDGSRRYTKKHYCLFCEKPQSKIARHLELVHNDQSQVAKAISSPKNSKERKLQLTILRKQGDRAHNVDVIRKGKGVIVPCKQASSPNVNPNKFLHCANCQGLFKKRFLWKHMKRCPLRGVLPKPGRTRAQSICAFAQPVQKGVSKGLWKLISDMKQGEVVDVIKSDHCILKYGEQKYNIMGHRRSDHELIRQKMRELGRLVWKGRQVSPLKSLEEYIDPANFQHTVNAVRAVTGFQCETNKMVVPTLAKKLGQSLMKVADIVSCDARICGDTTKVQKAEDFKHIYQTRWREMISCHAHNTLEGKRYNAPLILPFADDVKKLHIYLKEKQQEYYSTLFNAPNTKTWAKLAKVTLAQMIIFNRKRQGEACLMPVQSFESRDTSTLNTDIADSLSEVEQALCKYFSRVEIRGKRGRKIAVLLAPEMIKSMELLVETREVCGVLKENIYMFAIPGCETSFRGSDCLRCFAMECGAKCPKALSSTKLRKHISTMSRVLNMNDTEMDQLADFLGHDIRIHRKYYRLPEGTLQLAKITKVLMAMEQGRLNEFRGKGLDQININPAECVEPDAGMESETELSDHSHDVTSSEPAGTSGVKSSRRVNTDEGSPEKTQEVMKVTSVPRKRKWSEVEIAAVEEKMMKFIHSGVTPGKFDCIACITAAPKALGERDWQSVKYYIKNRITAYVRKTTKK